GCTGCGCTACGCCACGGCGAAGGTGCAGAAGATGTCCCGCTCCGGTGGCGGTGGCGGCGGCTTCGGTGGTGGTGGTGGCGGTGGTGGCCAGGGCGGCGGCGGAGGCAACTTCGACGACCCCTGGGCCTCGGCTGCCCCGACCCCCTCCCGCGCTGGATCCGGCGGCAACTTCGACGAGGAGCCCCCGTTCTAATGGCGCCGAGCGCCCGCGATCGCAAACCAGGAGCACGAGCAATGGCCAAGGCTGCGGCACTTCGCAAGCCGAAGAAGAAGGTGAACCCGCTCGACAAGGACGGGATCACCTACATCGACTACAAGGACACCGCGCTGCTGCGGAAGTTCATCTCCGACCGTGGCAAGATCCGCGCCCGGCGGGTGACCGGTGTCACCTCGCAGCAGCAGCGCCAGATCGCCCGCGCGGTCAAGAACGCTCGTGAGATGGCTCTGCTGCCGTACACGGCCACCGCCCGCTGAGAGGAGGCACCGAAATGAAGATCATCCTGACTCAGGAGGTGTCCGGTCTCGGTACTCCAGGCGACATCATCGAGGTCAAGGACGGCTACGGCCGTAACTACCTGCTTCCGCAGGGCTTCGCGATCGCCTGGAGCAAGGGTGCGGAGAAGCAGGTCACGGTCATCAAGCGGGCCCGTTCGGCCCGTGAGATCCGCGACCTCGGCCACGCCACCGAGGTGAAGGGCCAGCTTGAGGGCCTCAAGGTCAACCTCAAGGCCCGTGCCGGTGACGGCGGTCGGCTCTTCGGCTCGGTCACCCCGGCCGAGATCGTCGACGCCGTCAAGGCGGCCGGCGGCCCGGCCCTCGACCGGCGTCGGCTGGAGGTGCCCGGGCACATCAAGTCGCTCGGCACCTACCCGGTGCGGATCAAGCTGCACCCCGAGGTCACGGCTACGTTCGACCTGAACGTGACCCAGAGCAAGTGACACCGCCCGAAGGGCCCGCACCAGCCGGTGCGGGCCCTTCGGCGTACCGGCCGACCGCTCCGGGGTTTCTCCGTTACCTGGCCAGCGTGCCGGTGAGCTGACCGGAGGCGTCGTCAGCCGATCGGCTCGCCGGTCACCACACTGATCAGCACGGTCGACAGGCCGCCGCCGACCACGGCGGACGCCAACGCCACCGACGCCGCCCGCCAGGTGGCGCCGACCCGCCGCAGCAGCAGCGCCACCACCAGACTGGTGGCCAGCGCCAGCCCGAACCGTGGCCCCCCGGCGACGAACGACCCGATCGCGTGCGCCCGGGGCGAGTCGCACCCGCCTCCGCTGAGGTCGGTGACACAACCGGCCGGAGCCTGACCGCTCAGGGTCAGCAGCCAGCCGAACAGCGCCAGCGCCGGAAGCACGTAACAGACGGCCGTGTAGACCAGCGACCGGACCGCTCCCCCCTGATCCGGATCGAGCAGATCGTCCTCGATCCGCCGGGCCCGTCGCCCGGCCGGCGCCGTCCGCGCCGCCGAGCCGCGATCCGTCCGGGTCGCAGCGGCCGGCGAACCAGCAACGGTCGGCGAGCCGGTGCCGGACGATCGACCCACCGGGACCGGACCGGGCTCCGCCCGACGACGGCCCGTCGTCGGATCAGGACGCGACCGGCGACCGCCCGACGTCTCGTCTGCCCCCGGATAGGGCTCCGGCCAGCCGGTCACCGCCGGGGACCGGGGCGCGGACGTCGGCGTCGCCATCCACCGGGGATCGTCACCGGCCAGCCGGGTGCCGGACCAGAACCCGTCGGGTCGCGGCCCCGGCCACCCTTCGGCGCCCGCGCCACCGTCCCGTCGGCCCAGCCCGGTGTCGTCCTCCCGACCCGTGCCGACCCACCCGGTGTCGTCCCACCTGCCGGTGTCGGTGAACCGGTCCCACTGACCGGTGTCGGTGAAGCCGTCCCACCGTCCGTTGCCGGTCGACCGGTCGGCCCCGTCCCAGACGTGCAGCCCGGACGCGTCCCACGGATCGACCGCCGTCGGCGGGAGAGCCGGCTCGGCCGAATCCTTCCGGCGTCGACCGCCGTCGCTGCCCCACCCGGACGGTTCGGGGGCGCGCCCCGGGTACCGGGACGGTCCGGCGTCGAGGCTCCGGTACCGGGACGCGTCGGCGTCGGGGTAGCCGTACCGGGACCCGTCGGTGTCTCCGTACCGGGACGGCGCTGGGCTGCGGCTCCGGTACCGGGACGGGCCACCGTCGGGATCGTCGTAACGGGGCGGCTCGGGGTCGTCGTACCAGGCGGAATCGGTGTCGGAGCCGTACCGGGACCCGTCCGGGTCGGGGTTACCGCGCCGAGGGGACGGACGGCGGGACGG
The sequence above is a segment of the Micromonospora sp. WMMD882 genome. Coding sequences within it:
- the rpsR gene encoding 30S ribosomal protein S18, with protein sequence MAKAAALRKPKKKVNPLDKDGITYIDYKDTALLRKFISDRGKIRARRVTGVTSQQQRQIARAVKNAREMALLPYTATAR
- the rplI gene encoding 50S ribosomal protein L9; the protein is MKIILTQEVSGLGTPGDIIEVKDGYGRNYLLPQGFAIAWSKGAEKQVTVIKRARSAREIRDLGHATEVKGQLEGLKVNLKARAGDGGRLFGSVTPAEIVDAVKAAGGPALDRRRLEVPGHIKSLGTYPVRIKLHPEVTATFDLNVTQSK